The genomic DNA GATGATTTTGCCAATTCTATCGTTCAAACTCGGGATGGCGGCTATGCGGTCTGTGGCTGGACAAATTCTTTTGGACCTAACCCTAAACCGAACATCATTGTGATGAAGTTAGATTCTTTGGGTAATCTCAAATGGTCAAGGGTCTATTGGTTTTACAACCACTTAGGAGCTGACCAGGCATTCAGTATTACCGAACTACCATTTTATCCCAATAACCCGAGAATGCGTTATGCGATTGTTGGTCGGACACAGGTCTATAGTGATGCCCGTTATGATGCCTTTGTGCTGACTCTTGATACCTTAGGCAATATAGTTTGGCCAAGGGTAATGCCTGGGGCTTATGATGAAGAGGCACATTCGGTGGTTGTTACTAATGATACAATCGCCGTTGCTGGCTGGACGAATAGTTTCAATCAATTTCATGATGCGGATATCTTCCTCTGGAAGTTGTGGGCTTATGATGGCTCAAGAATGACTCAAAAAGGTTACGGTGAGCCCTTTATTGACGAAAAGGTTGGAGATGACCGCTGTTTAGTCCTCAAAAGCCCTTCCCTTACTCATCCCTATAACTTTTTAATTGCCGGTTGGACAGGTCATACCCCGGCACCGGCTGGTGGAACCGACTTTCAATATCTGGCTTTAGATAAGTCTGCGGCTCCTGTTTGGATGAGACGGCATCCCAGTTTTGCTAATGGCACTCCCCACATAGAAGCAGCATACCCAGCACTCATTTCCGGTAGTTATATTGCGATTGCTGGTTTTTCTGATAACGACGCCTTCAGTTGGAGAGAAGATATGCACCTTTTGCGCACACCCCTCAGCGGTCTCAATCGGGTCTGTACCGCTTTGGATAGCGGTCCAACCTATTACTTTACTGCTGATTCCATAAAATATTGTCTCTCCGATTCCGCTCCACTTCCGATGACCTTTTTCTTTATGGATACCATCCGGGTACCGGTTCGTAAACTCTGCACTCTCAGTACTCCTAATCCTTTTGGACCAGTTCCTGCTCCCAGCATCTCAGCTAAAGCGGTTAAAAGTGGTGGTGGGTTAGTGGCTTTGGGAAATAACCTTTATCTCTTGGTTGGCAATAATACCCGGGACTTTGGCCGATACAACTTAGAAGATGGTGTTTGGTCAAAAGAGGAGAGTGTTCCCTTAGGGGTGCGGAATAAGAAGGTGAAGAAGGGAGCCTGTATGATAGCGATTCCGGGAATGGATGGAAAGGGAGTAGAAGGTGAGATTTATCTCTTAAAAGGTGGTGGCACAAATGAGTTTTATAAGTTTACTCCTAATGGCAAAGGCTGGCAGGAATTACCGGAACCTGGCTTTATGAAAGGGGTGAAGGGTGGATTTATGGCGGCGGTGACGGTTAATGATTGCACTTATATCTATGCCGGTAGTGGTTATAAGAATGAGTGGAAGAGGTTCAATCTTCAAACTGGGCAATGGGAGAAGTGTATACCTGAGACCTTACCTGGTGGTAATTGGAAGATTGGTAGTTCAATGGATGGATTTTTTGACGGGGTTAAAAATGGTAATCTTCCTAATAAACTTATTCTGATGCAGGCTGGTGGTAGAGAGAATAATATCTTTATGTTTAATCCTCAACCCGAACCACCGGGATTTTTGAAACTGGCAAGCCTACCATTAGTGGGAAGGAGTGCGCGGAAGAAGAAGGTTGGTGAAGGGGCATCAATTAGGATGTTTAATCCCCAACCGGAACCACCGGGAGAAGGTAAAGGTGTGGAACCTTCGCCTTGGTTTTTGGCAACCAAAGGGAAGAATACGAAAGAGTTCTGGCAATTGGAGATCTCTTCGGCAGAAGATGATACTGGTCATTGGACACAACTCCCGGATATACCATCGGAAAAAGGGATAAAAGGTGGTGGTTCTTTAACCTATTCGCCTTGGGATTTAGCGGTGTATCTAACGGTTGGTAATAATACGAATGAGATTTTTGCCTATTATCCATCACAGGAAGAAAGTTTATTTTCCTTTTTCC from candidate division WOR-3 bacterium includes the following:
- a CDS encoding T9SS type A sorting domain-containing protein, with the protein product MKSFTSLLFGLAFILFTFPNLSLAQYARVYGGEREERAYALSEGAIPGTRIREYVLAGWTQSYSDRRNPLVIGVNQVNGNFLWGLIANDTGEFHSIAKARDGFVLAGYISLAGRETGMDIMVAKVSLNGQFLWGKVYLAQADDFANSIVQTRDGGYAVCGWTNSFGPNPKPNIIVMKLDSLGNLKWSRVYWFYNHLGADQAFSITELPFYPNNPRMRYAIVGRTQVYSDARYDAFVLTLDTLGNIVWPRVMPGAYDEEAHSVVVTNDTIAVAGWTNSFNQFHDADIFLWKLWAYDGSRMTQKGYGEPFIDEKVGDDRCLVLKSPSLTHPYNFLIAGWTGHTPAPAGGTDFQYLALDKSAAPVWMRRHPSFANGTPHIEAAYPALISGSYIAIAGFSDNDAFSWREDMHLLRTPLSGLNRVCTALDSGPTYYFTADSIKYCLSDSAPLPMTFFFMDTIRVPVRKLCTLSTPNPFGPVPAPSISAKAVKSGGGLVALGNNLYLLVGNNTRDFGRYNLEDGVWSKEESVPLGVRNKKVKKGACMIAIPGMDGKGVEGEIYLLKGGGTNEFYKFTPNGKGWQELPEPGFMKGVKGGFMAAVTVNDCTYIYAGSGYKNEWKRFNLQTGQWEKCIPETLPGGNWKIGSSMDGFFDGVKNGNLPNKLILMQAGGRENNIFMFNPQPEPPGFLKLASLPLVGRSARKKKVGEGASIRMFNPQPEPPGEGKGVEPSPWFLATKGKNTKEFWQLEISSAEDDTGHWTQLPDIPSEKGIKGGGSLTYSPWDLAVYLTVGNNTNEIFAYYPSQEESLFSFFPKEPSSMGKADKASHRVRISNPARGLATIYYNLPKKEKVALKIYNMLGDIVYSEKTDRGFFLIKKLPAGIYLLRFESKDYKEERKLILVK